In the genome of Leeuwenhoekiella sp. MAR_2009_132, one region contains:
- the rsgA gene encoding ribosome small subunit-dependent GTPase A, translating to MKGTVYKSTGSWYSVKTKDGTFYDCRIKGRFRMQGIKSTNPVAVGDTVVFELEQTSDAVTGVIKDIDKRENYIIRKSVNLSKQTHIIAANIDLCFLVVTLNNPPTFTAFIDRFLVTCEAYHIKAVLLFNKVDTLNDEEFGEVKYLAEMYREIGYTCIGVSAKTGKNVDQVKELMLGKTSMFSGHSGVGKSTLVNALEPSLDLKTKEISGQHMQGQHTTTFAEMYDLTFDARIIDTPGIKGFGVVDIEKEELGNYFPEFFALKDQCKFNNCLHLEEPKCAIKEALEDDQLSWSRYQSYKQIIEGDEENYRRNVYDQPQP from the coding sequence TTGAAAGGAACGGTTTACAAATCTACCGGAAGTTGGTACAGCGTTAAAACAAAAGACGGCACATTTTACGATTGCCGTATTAAGGGCCGCTTTAGAATGCAGGGTATAAAAAGTACAAATCCTGTGGCGGTAGGCGATACGGTTGTGTTTGAGTTAGAGCAGACCAGTGATGCTGTAACGGGAGTTATTAAAGATATAGACAAACGAGAAAATTACATCATACGTAAATCTGTAAATTTGTCAAAGCAGACGCATATTATTGCTGCAAATATAGATCTGTGTTTTTTAGTTGTTACGCTTAACAATCCACCTACATTTACTGCATTTATAGATCGATTTTTAGTTACGTGTGAGGCTTATCATATCAAAGCTGTTTTGCTTTTTAATAAAGTAGATACGTTAAATGATGAAGAATTTGGCGAGGTTAAATATCTGGCCGAAATGTACCGTGAAATAGGGTATACCTGTATTGGTGTTTCTGCAAAAACCGGTAAAAATGTAGATCAGGTCAAAGAATTAATGCTGGGTAAAACCAGTATGTTCTCGGGGCATAGTGGTGTGGGTAAATCTACGCTGGTCAATGCACTAGAGCCTTCATTAGATTTAAAAACTAAAGAAATAAGCGGTCAGCATATGCAAGGTCAACATACAACTACTTTTGCAGAGATGTATGATCTTACGTTTGACGCCCGTATAATAGATACTCCAGGAATAAAAGGTTTTGGAGTTGTTGATATTGAAAAGGAAGAGTTAGGTAATTATTTCCCTGAGTTTTTTGCGTTAAAAGATCAATGCAAATTCAATAATTGCTTACACCTTGAAGAACCTAAATGCGCAATAAAAGAAGCTCTTGAAGATGACCAATTAAGCTGGTCACGTTATCAAAGCTACAAACAGATTATTGAAGGAGATGAGGAAAATTACCGGCGTAATGTTTATGATCAACCTCAGCCCTAA
- the dtd gene encoding D-aminoacyl-tRNA deacylase, with protein MRVVIQRVSEASVIIDNVIKGEIASGFMILLGIEPNDNESDIDWLTSKICGLRVFSDAEGLMNESIIDQNGEILLISQFTLFASTKKGNRPSFLNAAKPEIAIPLYENFVGVLSQKLGKQVKTGEFGADMKVSIINDGPVTITIDSKNRE; from the coding sequence ATGCGAGTAGTTATTCAGCGGGTAAGCGAAGCTTCAGTAATTATAGATAATGTTATCAAAGGAGAAATAGCTTCTGGCTTTATGATACTTCTTGGTATTGAGCCTAATGACAATGAGTCTGATATTGACTGGCTAACTTCAAAGATATGTGGCCTTCGCGTTTTTAGTGATGCCGAGGGTTTAATGAATGAAAGTATTATTGATCAAAATGGCGAAATACTTTTAATAAGTCAGTTTACTTTATTTGCATCTACAAAAAAGGGAAATCGACCTTCATTTTTAAATGCTGCGAAACCCGAAATTGCAATTCCACTGTATGAAAATTTTGTAGGAGTACTTTCTCAGAAGCTTGGCAAACAGGTTAAAACAGGCGAATTTGGCGCCGATATGAAAGTTTCCATCATCAACGATGGGCCAGTAACTATTACAATTGATTCTAAAAACAGAGAGTAG
- a CDS encoding prephenate dehydrogenase produces the protein MEDFKNIFVLGIGLIGGSIARDLKRILPESTIYGIDSSDNHLTEAVGLGVIDHSSRFEALSQADLVILAIPVDQANLFLPPVLDAVADKALVIDVGSTKGSVCDAVRNHPKRANFLAAHPIAGTEFSGPSAAIENLFKEKTMILCEIEETDEVLLAKAMQLFQVLEMRIRYMNPHSHDKHIAYVSHLSHISSFMLGKTVIEKEKNEKDIFDMAGSGFASTVRLAKSNPATWTPIFKENKANVLESLTEYINNLTHFKNVLEAGDYEEVYNEMENTNHIKSILKGLS, from the coding sequence TTGGAAGATTTTAAAAACATATTTGTTTTAGGTATAGGGCTTATAGGCGGTTCTATTGCGCGCGATTTAAAGCGCATATTACCAGAGAGTACAATTTATGGTATAGACAGTAGCGATAATCATTTAACAGAAGCAGTAGGTCTTGGTGTGATTGATCATTCCTCAAGATTTGAAGCATTGAGCCAGGCAGACCTTGTTATTCTTGCAATACCGGTAGATCAGGCTAATTTGTTTTTACCGCCTGTTCTTGATGCAGTAGCAGACAAAGCGCTTGTTATAGATGTAGGCTCTACTAAAGGAAGCGTTTGCGATGCCGTACGCAACCATCCTAAACGCGCTAATTTTTTAGCAGCACATCCTATCGCAGGTACAGAATTTTCTGGACCTTCTGCAGCAATAGAAAATTTGTTTAAAGAAAAAACAATGATTCTTTGTGAGATAGAAGAGACAGACGAAGTATTGCTGGCTAAGGCAATGCAGTTGTTTCAAGTTTTAGAAATGCGTATTCGCTATATGAATCCGCATTCACACGATAAACATATTGCATACGTATCACATTTGTCGCACATAAGCAGTTTTATGCTGGGCAAAACCGTTATTGAAAAAGAGAAAAACGAAAAAGATATTTTTGATATGGCGGGTAGTGGTTTTGCTTCTACAGTACGACTAGCAAAAAGTAATCCGGCAACCTGGACCCCTATTTTTAAAGAGAATAAGGCTAATGTTTTAGAAAGCCTTACCGAATACATAAACAATTTAACACATTTCAAAAACGTTCTTGAAGCCGGCGACTATGAGGAGGTTTATAACGAAATGGAAAATACAAACCACATAAAATCAATACTTAAAGGATTATCGTAA
- a CDS encoding ATP-binding cassette domain-containing protein translates to MFSNVSIELEKGKLAALVGESGNGKSTIGQILQGFYKIESGTVLLNGNQDLEAVSLESYRDYIGVVPQDIHIFPGTVIDNILLGSDVNFDRLNAFLKEYSFDQLFAKFPQGVATILGEEGINLSGGQKQLVAFARALYKNPDLLTLDEATAAMDRNTENFILKILGKIKSDCAVLFISHRLHNLPKIADTIYVLENGTIQASGNHDQLLESINFYSEYWL, encoded by the coding sequence TTGTTTTCAAATGTATCTATAGAATTGGAAAAGGGTAAACTGGCCGCTTTAGTTGGAGAAAGCGGTAATGGCAAAAGTACTATTGGGCAAATTCTTCAAGGTTTTTATAAAATAGAAAGTGGAACTGTTCTATTAAATGGTAATCAAGACTTAGAAGCGGTTTCCCTAGAAAGCTACCGAGATTATATAGGGGTTGTACCACAAGACATCCACATTTTTCCGGGTACCGTAATTGACAATATCCTTCTCGGGAGCGACGTAAATTTTGACAGGTTAAATGCCTTTCTTAAGGAATATAGTTTTGATCAACTTTTTGCCAAATTCCCACAAGGTGTAGCTACAATTTTAGGTGAAGAAGGCATCAACCTCTCTGGTGGACAAAAACAACTCGTGGCATTTGCACGCGCACTTTATAAAAATCCAGATTTACTTACCCTTGATGAAGCTACTGCGGCAATGGATAGGAATACAGAAAATTTTATCCTCAAGATTTTGGGTAAAATAAAAAGCGATTGTGCTGTGTTATTTATTTCACATCGTCTTCACAATTTGCCAAAAATAGCCGATACGATCTATGTACTAGAAAACGGTACAATTCAAGCTTCTGGCAATCATGATCAACTTCTTGAAAGCATCAATTTCTATAGCGAATACTGGCTTTAA
- a CDS encoding bifunctional 3-deoxy-7-phosphoheptulonate synthase/chorismate mutase type II: MENKKELRNWLDAFNLDHPLVIAGPCSAETEEQVLKIAHELKDTDATVFRAGIWKPRTRPGMFEGVGALGLKWLQKAKEETGMLTTTEVANPNHVELALKHDVDILWIGARTTVSPFNIQEIAEALKGTDKVVLIKNPVNPDLALWLGAVERFYTQDVKNLGVIHRGFSTYEKTRYRNNPEWQVAVDLQDKFPDLPLILDPSHIAGRRDIIFDLCQTGLDLNYDGIMVETHYDPDNAWSDAAQQITPSTLVQIMKDLKIRKEEGTAAEFNNKLNTLRTQIDVVDHQLIESLGKRMKIADSIGELKTQNNVAILQSKRWNEILGAMILEGEKNNLSEEFILRVFKAIHQESINHQKKISRMEEA; encoded by the coding sequence ATGGAAAACAAGAAAGAACTTAGAAACTGGTTAGATGCATTCAATCTGGATCATCCTCTGGTAATTGCAGGACCTTGTAGTGCAGAGACCGAAGAACAAGTGCTAAAAATAGCACATGAATTAAAAGATACAGACGCAACTGTATTTAGAGCAGGAATCTGGAAACCGCGTACGCGCCCGGGAATGTTTGAAGGAGTAGGAGCTTTAGGTTTAAAGTGGCTTCAGAAAGCAAAAGAAGAAACCGGTATGCTTACAACTACAGAAGTAGCAAACCCAAACCATGTTGAACTAGCTCTTAAGCATGATGTAGATATCTTATGGATAGGTGCACGTACTACTGTTTCTCCATTCAACATTCAGGAAATTGCAGAAGCTTTAAAAGGCACAGATAAAGTCGTACTTATTAAAAACCCGGTAAACCCAGATTTAGCATTGTGGTTAGGAGCTGTTGAGCGCTTTTATACGCAAGATGTTAAAAATTTAGGCGTAATACACAGAGGGTTCTCTACGTATGAGAAAACCCGTTACCGTAACAACCCTGAGTGGCAGGTTGCAGTAGATTTACAAGATAAATTTCCTGATTTACCTCTAATCTTAGACCCTTCTCACATTGCAGGTCGTCGTGATATTATATTTGATTTGTGTCAAACAGGTCTTGATCTTAATTACGATGGTATTATGGTTGAAACGCATTACGATCCTGATAATGCATGGAGTGATGCTGCACAACAAATAACCCCTTCTACACTGGTTCAAATTATGAAAGATTTGAAAATACGTAAGGAAGAAGGTACTGCTGCAGAATTTAATAATAAATTAAATACATTACGTACACAAATAGATGTTGTAGATCATCAACTTATTGAAAGTCTGGGTAAGCGTATGAAAATTGCAGATTCTATAGGGGAGCTTAAAACGCAAAATAACGTAGCGATACTTCAATCTAAACGATGGAATGAGATTTTGGGAGCAATGATCTTAGAAGGAGAGAAAAATAACTTAAGTGAAGAGTTTATTTTACGCGTGTTTAAAGCGATTCACCAGGAATCTATTAATCACCAAAAGAAAATTTCGAGAATGGAAGAGGCATAA